The genomic interval ACTGCAAAATATGCCATGCTTCTGTCTTATAGAATAACTTGTACATCGTTAGATTAAAAAGATTGACAATATACTGCGTGGTCCTTTCATGAAGGAAAATGTTAGGGAGTGATTGGGGAAAACCAAATGACATTTAAAAATGaagtaaagtacatggccggtccttaaacttgtgacgTGGTATCACTTAGatccataaacttaaaaaatacacgtcTAGAtctatgaacttgttttaatgtaacattcaggtccataaacttgttttaaaagtattattcagATTCATGAATTAATGTACCATTCAGGTTCGTAATTTTATACGTTAAAACGAGTTTATAGatctttttaagtttatggacctaagtgtGGTACTGTGCCACAGGAACCGGCtatgtactttactcttaccaataaaaataatttttgaataaaccttttatatacatgttcttggTGATCTGAAagctatatacatattcttagcgatctaaaaactaagactgaaaaataaaattataataaaaaggtaaaatctactttaaatttaaagtttaaaatttaaatggtttataagtataaccgaagcaaaaatatatactccctaaattatgtttgacgccgttgacttttttataaatatttgactattcgacttattcatttttttatcaaatatataaagctatacatatacataaaagtatatttaataataaataaaatgatataaaaataattaataattttataaattttttgaataagacgaatagtcaaacgtatataaaaaagttaacggtgtcaaatatttaggaaatAAGTGAGTACAcaataagagcaggtacaatagcaggctataagccggctgtaaacatattttaatgagagaagaaagaagaacagtgagctatagatttatagccagctatagTACGGACTTCAAGACtcaatatgtgtatgacagatGAGACgttgtagtatatgttttgaaggtaactattgtattaaTTAGATCTTAGAttagctatagatgaattggagctaataGCTGACCATATTTAACTTAGCTCTAACAGCAGCAAGAGACCTGCCCTGCGGCTTGCCTGTTCCATAGCTAGTGGATGGGTTGGGGGGCTGAAATATAAAATCTGTGTAGTCCATTTAGAATAACATGCACCGTGGAAAGAGTATCTCTAAATGTAGCGTCATCTACGTGACACACTGAGACCACTCACTCATACGATGAGATATATTTATACGTGAGATGTTTGAATTACGTTTTCAATCCTGTTGCTCAAGATGGTTTGAAGCAAATTGCatcaattatttcaaatatcaaaaaaCACAATTTCAATTATAAAGAACTCCACGTTGCAATGGGAAGCATTAATGAGTATGCCTCAAAATATGGCATTTAATACCACTccttttttcatattataaatatttttggtacTACCTTCCGTAGatcaataaaaatgtttttttatatatgttcagaTTCACCCGTATCCCTATGAACATAATAAGGACtagaacatcttataataaaaCAGTAAATAGTTTGACAGATGGATGGAAGTATACGGTGCTAACAACGGAAATAGAACTCAAGGTTGTATAAGCGTTTCTATGTTTTGTAGTAGGATTTATATGTTGTTATTATCCtccaagaagaaaacaaaagagacAGAGCACATGCACATGATCTTAAATTATAATCCTTTATGTATGCGAAGTTCAAAGATAAAACAATAGTTGTCACTTAAACATATCTAATCAATTTATTAAATGCCATGCTAGTATGTTAACAGTCCAAATGGTCATATATTACTTACATTGAATGGttctcaaaatcaacatgATAGAAAGTATGCACGTGAAAAATCATGCCCTGAGAGTGCCTAGTTACATACAACCAGGGCTAGACCAAGTTTTGCCCCTCAAAACCTCAAAACAGGGCCAAATTGGCCTGTAAAATCTATAATTCGCTACAGATTCTTCAGAGATTATTAGAATACACCAAAAAATGTGGCAGCAGCAAAGAGCAAAAAAAGTACTCCTCCTATCAGGCCAacctgggaaaaaaaaaagaaaaatgtaccTTCATAAGTCAAATAACCaaaatcgcaaaaaaaaaataatcagagcactaataattaaatcaaaacGAACAAACAGCCAAAATTGGTATGCTTTTCTGTCTAACATCAGCTGCTTCAGAATCGTCACCCTTGTTTACCCATAACCGCACAGAAAACTTTAGCTGTCTTACCAGCTTCTCAGATAGGTAGTTGGCCAAGAATGCTCCCCCAACAATTGCAAGGGATGTTGCAACCAAATGTCCAGCTATGGCTCCGCTGGCGACGCCAAAAGGAGACTACAAATTTAAGAGGAGGGCGGTTTATGGTATTGCAAAtctaaactaaaatatacAAATGCATTATGTTGCTATGTCTCGTACAGACCTGAGCAGCACCTAACGCAATTGTAGCTAGCATAGAGCGATCTCCCCActcctgcaaaaaaaaaaaaaaaaaaaaaaaaaaaaaacacgaaaaattatttggtgaGCAATAACAAGATAATTTACAATTTGAAAGGATAAAATACCAATCTCCCAGAAGTGCTTGAAAATTATTCTCAGTGCATGAGAATCAACTtactgcaaaaaaaacaaggctGAAAGACTTCCAAAGGACCTCAAGAGGACTGGTTAACTTTTTTGACACCTGCAACAAAGCACAAACAAActttagttcaaaaaaaaggggaaaggCACAAAACTTCTTTTTGATACTAAAGCTTTGCCAAGAAATAATCAGTCTCAATGTTTCGCTGGAATTAAGAATAAGTGAAACGACCTATTAATGCTTAAAATCTAATttgtggataaaacttttatatacatgttttggcatatctaaaagtaaatgctgaaaaataaactgcaatGGAAAAACCCCAaagtcaactccaaatttaaattctaaagttcaaattttggcttataagcataagtgaaaagatgagcctaattttaataattctCAAGATCAGCAAATACAAACTTTCCAAATCTTTGGTTGGCTACTGCATACCTCCACCTTTGCAGATTGCCAGAAAGTAAATCTAAAACCAAAGTAGTTATAAGATTTGATAAGAAATTCTTCATAGAATGAACATTCTATAAAAGTACAACCTTCTCCTTGACAAGCTCCTCGGCCTCAGCCAATTCCCCAGATTCAGAGTTTCCCTGAAGATTTCCATTTGTATTATCTGGAAGTTGCCATGCATCTTTTATTGACTTGAAACCAAAAAATGCCAGGAGGGCAATTGCTGCATACTCTCCTATAGGTAAcgctgcaaaaaaaaaaaaaaattgtattaacAAGTATGTCCATTAGGATATCGGAGACACGTATCAGAACTTCCAAAAGTAAACCCAAGGACATACAAAATGCCAAATATGCATACTAAAAACTACAAAGAAATACTGCTAGAGAAAGCATAGTATTTTATACTTGTTTGAAATTGTGCTGGCACAGACTGGAAAATCCTTCCAATTATAACACTCACGATGGTCATCAGGGAAAGAGCAGCCATTGACCCAAGTAAAACCTGCTCATAAAATTCACAAGGTATATAGATGTTAAAATAGTTACTACCTAAAGGACCACATATTTctatacaaatttaaaaaaagataaatatatgaagGGCAAATATACCACTCCAAAACACCAtcattaaaaactaaaaccaTGAAACCACAACTACAAACAAGCGCTACTAAACCCAGCAGTCTTGTGGCCTGGTTGCACCTTTGTCATATCCCATCAAACAGCTGCCTTCCCCACCTGAACTCAGGCTGCAGCCATCACTATCTAGGACGAGGAATAAGTGGCTATAGGATTGTTGTATAATCAGGGCTCTCTCCAGTGGCAAGTGGAGTGTTATGGACCCATGAACCATAAAGCATATAACATGATTTTCTGCACTACCAACAGTATATCAGTATCACtttgagcatttttttccatgaagaAATCAGATCAATCAGCACATGCCTTTTCCTTTGGACTGTTTGCAATTACAGATGCATGTGTTTGATTAAATATAATTCAGTTATAGGTAAAAGCAAGCTTTTGGCTTTTCTTAAAATGACAAAGTGATCACTCTGGGTTGGCCTATACATTTAGTCCTGTAGTGAACAAAATGCAGGTGCTTTGGAGTGCAACGTAAACAATTTTGTACATGGAAGAACAGATAAAAAGAAGAGAGCCATACTGTGAAGAGCAAAACAAACAActtaaataattaacaataacATGAGAAAGGTCTCAATCTCCAGGTTCAAACATACCAATGCTCTCTGATATTGCATAGCAAGAAGTGCAGCGATGAAAAATGTCTGCAATATGTCAACAGAAAGGTCAGCGGTCAgccaaacaaaatttcttgGTTTACTCAACCATATTAAGAATATAGCATAAGATTTTACAGTATAGCAAAGTGTTTATTGAACATAGCTCCAAGCACAGAGAACACTGCAGAACTTGTAGATACATCAAAACTGGTAGTTTTATAAGGGAAAAAACTAGGAGCTACAGCACAAGGTATAACTCCAAAACAGTGGTATTAAGTAACTCATTATCAAGGTAATGCAGATCCAGTTTTATTCAGTTGATACTCAATTTGTCAAGTCTACATATCATAATTTTGGAGCACAAAAGTAGATAAGAAACAAGGTCTCATCATCCATCAAGTATTcaagttgcaacaaaaaatacataggAAAGAAATGAAACATAGACATTGGTCAGTAATACCAAATGTGGGTGGACTCCAGATTTGAGAGATGGAGCATCAGAGTAAAAAAATCGAAGGTCCATAATTAGTCAAAATATCAGAAATTCAGTTTAGTTAGTTAAATTAGTAACCCCAATAGAGTTATGAAACATTCCCTTGCACTATGGGTATTTTAGCTAAAacaaaatgacaaatattttgtaCTTTAAAGAAGGTAGCATCCTGTCATGTATCTAGAAGgataaagaaagagaaaatgtcAACTTAGATGGACTGCATACCTTATCCCCAATCTCTGATACAAAAATTAGTGTAAATGCTGCAGTGAAACCTGACTTTGCAAGCATTGCTACAACTGCAGATGGCTGTCCTttgaagaaaacaataaaagcAGATGCCACGGCACATAGAAGTATCCCAGCTGCAATGGATTGTGGGTAACGAGATCCTGAAGGTAGTTTTGTTCTGCCATCCAATGCCAATTATACTAGTGCTATTTAGATGAGGATGGATGAAGATTTGAATTAAAGATAGTAGAAAACGAAAACTCACGGTTTGTTTGAATTGCTGGTAGTGGAACTATCCAAATGTTCCCCATGGTTACCTGCTTCACCTCCTTCATAGCTTCCAGCTCCTACATTTACATTGGATGTTTGCACTCTAACATTGTGACGTATTGGTCTCAACCATGGCAATCTACATCTTACTGCTGAAAGAAAACCGtgcaattaaaatatttataatgatacCTGCCCAAATTCAAACAAGAAATCTTAAATAATACAGAATCATTATGACAGGAAGTAGCACCACAAGAAGGTTGTAGGTAGTGGTATGAATCTGAGTGTCTTTTGATACAAAAATGGTTTGGACATGAATGCATAGAATGGCATTCATAATGAACAGTACGGTCAACTTCATCAGCAAGTTTCACAAAGAGAAATGGATGCTTGCACTTGATTTGAGACATGGACAACAATCATATCTTTCGCAAAAGGTCACTGGAATTGGATGagtaaaaaatctcaaaaatggaatttatgtttaaaaacaTCTTGTAGATGCATAGCAGTACATTTTTTGTACCGCACTTCTCAATGTCACACTCAAACTCCAGCTGTATTTAGAGCTTCAGCGCGAGTAGTGACAGGAACAACAGGCAAGCTGGAATTCACGGCAGAGCCTAGGACGAGATGTGTTCCAAGTGAAACTGAGGCCAAGAATGACGGTGGATGTACAATGTGGGGGTGCAGCGACTTAGGCATGTCGGCAAAGCCCAGCGCACAGTGTAGCACAAGAAAGGTTGAGCTTGACTAGGCAATATAGCTAAGATTGAGGTCGAAGCATAGACTGACCCCAGCAAAGACAGGTACAATACAATTAGCTATAGCAAGGCACAAGAATTCAACTAgcagttgaaaaataaaaggactGCTATGTTTCACTAGAGTACAGCTAGAATATGCGTCACTAAactaaaatatctaaaatttagagcAGAGAGAATTCGGTTCATATGATCGGAGCTCTCCACTTGTCACGCTACAAGGTTAaggtagtactactactagtgcTGCAGCAGTATCCAACACTAGGTTCACAATCACTACAAATCCAACGCTTAATTACGGGGTACGGAACGATTTCCCGTGGAGAAACCTGCACCTTAGGaaggtgggggaggggggggggggtggagcGCCGACGCTTACCCAgcggcgccggtggccggGTCGACGGTTGGGGCGGTCCACGGCGGGGCTTCGTCgagggggaagggaggagCAGGGGCGCGGGGCAGGCGGAGAGCGCGGGCGACATGCCGGTCGATGGCGTCGCCGGAGGAAGGGGAGCCCGGAGgtgaggcagaggaggagggaggaggggaggaatgGAGGCCGCTCCGGCTGCCTGCCTGAgcggaaggaaggaaggaaggcgACGGCCTCGGCGCTTCGCGTAGCCTCGTCTCGTCTCTCTCGGTTGGGCTGCTCGGGCTCTCTGGGCCCGCTTTAGATGGGCCGGGACTCGCCTCGTCTCTCTCGGTTGGGCTGCTCGGGCTCTCTGGGCCCGCTTGTAGATGGGCTGGGCCCAGCCCCGATCTGTGTAAATGCTGGTCTGTTGGGCTTATTGGGCCTGAAGGCTAACTTGGTCAATGCCGCAATTTCAGTGCTTGGAACTGCATCGCCATCACGGGCTGTGGCGGCGCATGGGATTGGCCATGTCAAAGTAGAGACGGATTTGAAGTCAAAATCTATAGGTTGAAACTGACTTCGATTATTTATCCGCTTTACACACATACTTTCTAAACAGTTAaatagagtttattttttcaaagaattctctatatagaagttatcATCAGTAGATTCTtagtatttaatttcattatttatatcattaaataattataaaaaatacagataATCATTCATCGTTTATCTACATAAATAACACATCATGGCTATAAAGCTTAATATGTAATATGTCACATTATTATCATCCACAATTCAttagattataaatattaatatacaaGCATATCAAATCATCATCCTCTATATCACTTTCATAATATTTCAACACATATTCATCCGCCATCTAATAATATTTAGCtaaattttatccatatatccACTGCCGtctttatttcattttttgtttggttatgCCATTATATTTTCCATTTCAAAAATAAGCTGGGATGCTTGACGGTGGATCTTACATGAAAAATGTAACTTGTGTTGATATGTACACTTTCTAGACATGTTTCGGCTTATCTGCTTTTAGTTTCTTCACTGTCAACCTTTCGGTTGCTATTATTTTAAGACTTACCTGTGTTGATATGACTTTGCAACAGAAGGCCGAAAGCGTCAGAGCAACTCGTTTTTTGAACTAATCCAAATTGTTAAGTATGGTTGCCATGCATATATGCGTGGCTGTTGCTAGCTTGTTTCGTTTAGTTAGTTAATTAAGACTTAACTGGTCATGTACGAGAAAGGCCAACTAAATTAGCCCAAAGAGACCACGCTGTTAGATTAATTGATTGCAtccataaaaatagattatgaatttaaacctaatctatatatatgatcaccAATTAATTCAGATGCGGAAATTAAACATTGACCTGCGGACGTAGCCATagattttttctcttcttttcttgatcTCTGCCTTTTCTTCCTTGTCGCCGGCGAGATCAGATCGCCAGTGATCTGTTCCGAAcctccgaccttcgggtctccaacggcactggCCTGAAATCGTCacacgaaacccttccagcgcatctctgatcgggagagattgattttgaatttctggttgcgagaataagcgacacgagcgtccccatgggctcctcttcttttatatagcactggtgggcctcggggcttttcctaatccgattctgacccgtaaccactgatcgcagttacggcccatgagggttacgaatttagagttagagatagattacggataggattacggcggttatatcctttcctaaat from Oryza brachyantha chromosome 3, ObraRS2, whole genome shotgun sequence carries:
- the LOC102703766 gene encoding GDT1-like protein 2, chloroplastic isoform X1, which codes for MSPALSACPAPLLLPSPSTKPRRGPPQPSTRPPAPLAVRCRLPWLRPIRHNVRVQTSNVNVGAGSYEGGEAGNHGEHLDSSTTSNSNKPTKLPSGSRYPQSIAAGILLCAVASAFIVFFKGQPSAVVAMLAKSGFTAAFTLIFVSEIGDKTFFIAALLAMQYQRALVLLGSMAALSLMTIVSVIIGRIFQSVPAQFQTTLPIGEYAAIALLAFFGFKSIKDAWQLPDNTNGNLQGNSESGELAEAEELVKEKVSKKLTSPLEVLWKSFSLVFFAEWGDRSMLATIALGAAQSPFGVASGAIAGHLVATSLAIVGGAFLANYLSEKLVGLIGGVLFLLFAAATFFGVF
- the LOC102703766 gene encoding GDT1-like protein 2, chloroplastic isoform X4; protein product: MATSAVRCRLPWLRPIRHNVRVQTSNVNVGAGSYEGGEAGNHGEHLDSSTTSNSNKPTKLPSGSRYPQSIAAGILLCAVASAFIVFFKGQPSAVVAMLAKSGFTAAFTLIFVSEIGDKTFFIAALLAMQYQRALVLLGSMAALSLMTIVSVIIGRIFQSVPAQFQTTLPIGEYAAIALLAFFGFKSIKDAWQLPDNTNGNLQGNSESGELAEAEELVKEKVSKKLTSPLEVLWKSFSLVFFAEWGDRSMLATIALGAAQSPFGVASGAIAGHLVATSLAIVGGAFLANYLSEKLVGLIGGVLFLLFAAATFFGVF
- the LOC102703766 gene encoding GDT1-like protein 2, chloroplastic isoform X2 codes for the protein MSPALSACPAPLLLPSPSTKPRRGPPQPSTRPPAPLVRCRLPWLRPIRHNVRVQTSNVNVGAGSYEGGEAGNHGEHLDSSTTSNSNKPTKLPSGSRYPQSIAAGILLCAVASAFIVFFKGQPSAVVAMLAKSGFTAAFTLIFVSEIGDKTFFIAALLAMQYQRALVLLGSMAALSLMTIVSVIIGRIFQSVPAQFQTTLPIGEYAAIALLAFFGFKSIKDAWQLPDNTNGNLQGNSESGELAEAEELVKEKVSKKLTSPLEVLWKSFSLVFFAEWGDRSMLATIALGAAQSPFGVASGAIAGHLVATSLAIVGGAFLANYLSEKLVGLIGGVLFLLFAAATFFGVF
- the LOC102703766 gene encoding GDT1-like protein 2, chloroplastic isoform X3, which translates into the protein MATSAAVRCRLPWLRPIRHNVRVQTSNVNVGAGSYEGGEAGNHGEHLDSSTTSNSNKPTKLPSGSRYPQSIAAGILLCAVASAFIVFFKGQPSAVVAMLAKSGFTAAFTLIFVSEIGDKTFFIAALLAMQYQRALVLLGSMAALSLMTIVSVIIGRIFQSVPAQFQTTLPIGEYAAIALLAFFGFKSIKDAWQLPDNTNGNLQGNSESGELAEAEELVKEKVSKKLTSPLEVLWKSFSLVFFAEWGDRSMLATIALGAAQSPFGVASGAIAGHLVATSLAIVGGAFLANYLSEKLVGLIGGVLFLLFAAATFFGVF